A region of Streptomyces paludis DNA encodes the following proteins:
- a CDS encoding PucR family transcriptional regulator: protein MRQSCPVPEPSNEPPQPPAPPVHPHPATLRRLERSSGRLAADAIARMDATLPWYRAMPPENRSWIGLVAQAGIAAFTEWFRHPETPQAISTDVFGTAPRELTRAITLRQTVEMVRTSIEVMEAAVHEIAAPGDESVLREALLVYAREIAFATAQVYAQAAEARGAWDARLESLVVNAVLSGEADEGTISRAAALGWNSPDHVCVVLGTAPDGDSELTVEAIRRASRHAKVQVLTGVLGNRLVVIAGGSDNPLQVAKALIGPYAAGAVVAGPVVPDLLAATKSAQAAAAGLKACFAWQDAPRPVLADDLLPERAIASDPAAREQLVEEIYRPLEEAGSALLETLSVYLEQASSLEGAARMLFVHPNTVRYRLRRVTDVTGWSPSDVRSAFTLRIALILGRLADGDPRS from the coding sequence ATGAGGCAGTCTTGTCCCGTGCCAGAACCCTCGAACGAACCGCCTCAGCCACCCGCCCCTCCGGTCCATCCGCACCCCGCGACACTGCGGCGGCTGGAACGGTCCTCGGGACGGCTCGCCGCGGACGCCATCGCGCGCATGGACGCGACGCTGCCCTGGTACCGGGCGATGCCGCCGGAGAACCGTTCGTGGATCGGGCTGGTCGCCCAGGCGGGGATCGCCGCGTTCACCGAGTGGTTCCGGCATCCGGAAACCCCGCAGGCCATCTCGACCGATGTGTTCGGCACGGCGCCGCGCGAGCTGACGCGGGCGATCACGCTGCGCCAGACCGTGGAGATGGTACGGACCTCGATCGAGGTCATGGAGGCGGCGGTCCACGAGATCGCCGCGCCGGGCGACGAGTCGGTGCTGCGCGAGGCGCTGCTCGTCTACGCGCGGGAGATCGCCTTCGCGACGGCCCAGGTGTACGCGCAGGCCGCCGAGGCGCGCGGGGCGTGGGACGCCCGGCTGGAGTCGCTCGTGGTGAACGCCGTGCTGTCGGGGGAGGCCGACGAGGGCACGATCTCGCGGGCGGCGGCGCTCGGCTGGAACTCGCCCGACCATGTCTGTGTGGTGCTCGGGACCGCGCCGGACGGTGACAGCGAGCTGACGGTGGAGGCGATCCGCCGGGCCTCCCGGCATGCGAAGGTGCAGGTCCTGACCGGGGTGCTGGGCAACCGGCTGGTCGTGATCGCCGGGGGCAGCGACAATCCGCTCCAGGTCGCCAAGGCGCTGATCGGCCCGTACGCGGCGGGCGCCGTGGTGGCGGGTCCGGTGGTGCCGGACCTGCTGGCGGCGACGAAGTCGGCGCAGGCGGCGGCGGCCGGGCTGAAGGCGTGTTTCGCCTGGCAGGACGCGCCCCGGCCGGTGCTGGCGGACGATCTGCTGCCGGAGCGCGCGATCGCCTCCGATCCGGCGGCGCGCGAGCAGTTGGTGGAGGAGATCTACAGACCGCTGGAGGAGGCGGGGTCGGCGCTGCTGGAGACGCTGAGCGTGTATCTGGAGCAGGCCAGCAGTCTGGAGGGCGCGGCGCGAATGCTCTTCGTCCATCCCAATACCGTCCGCTACCGGCTACGACGTGTGACTGACGTCACCGGATGGTCACCGTCCGACGTCAGGTCGGCGTTCACGCTGCGGATCGCGCTGATCCTGGGGCGCTTGGCCGACGGGGATCCCCGGTCCTAG
- a CDS encoding ACP S-malonyltransferase, with protein sequence MRVLVLVAPGQGAQTPGFLTPWLDLPGAEDRLRAWSAVIDLDLVHYGTKADADEIRDTAVAQPLLVAAALLSARQLFPATDDVVRNVGAAAGHSVGELAAAALAGVLDDDAALRLVRARGLAMAEAAAVTETGMSALLGGDPETTLAHLEKLGLTPANVNGAGQIVAAGTLEQLAALAEDKPEGVRRVVALKVAGAFHTSHMAPAVAALEAAAGSLTPADPLVPYVSNRDGEAVATGAGVVERLVGQVANPVRWDLCMETFQARGVTALLELCPGGTLTGIAKRALPGVRTLALKTPDDLDAARALIAEHSSTAE encoded by the coding sequence GTGAGAGTGCTCGTACTCGTCGCTCCCGGCCAAGGCGCTCAGACGCCCGGCTTCCTGACTCCCTGGCTCGATCTGCCCGGCGCCGAAGACCGGCTGCGCGCGTGGTCGGCCGTCATCGATCTGGATCTGGTCCACTACGGCACGAAGGCCGACGCGGACGAGATCCGGGACACCGCGGTCGCCCAGCCGCTGCTGGTGGCCGCCGCGCTGCTGTCGGCGCGTCAGCTCTTCCCGGCGACCGACGATGTCGTACGGAACGTGGGCGCGGCGGCGGGCCACAGCGTCGGCGAGCTGGCCGCGGCGGCGCTCGCCGGGGTGCTGGACGACGACGCGGCCCTGCGGCTCGTGCGGGCGCGCGGGCTGGCGATGGCCGAGGCCGCCGCCGTCACGGAGACCGGGATGTCGGCGCTGCTCGGCGGCGACCCGGAGACCACGCTCGCGCATCTGGAGAAGCTCGGTCTGACCCCGGCCAATGTGAACGGCGCCGGGCAGATCGTGGCCGCGGGCACCCTGGAGCAGCTGGCGGCGCTGGCGGAGGACAAGCCGGAGGGCGTACGGCGCGTGGTCGCGCTGAAGGTCGCCGGGGCGTTCCACACGAGCCATATGGCGCCCGCGGTCGCCGCCCTGGAAGCCGCCGCCGGGTCGCTGACGCCGGCGGATCCGCTCGTACCGTATGTGTCGAACCGTGACGGCGAGGCCGTCGCCACCGGCGCCGGTGTGGTGGAGCGGCTGGTCGGGCAGGTCGCGAACCCGGTGCGCTGGGACCTGTGCATGGAGACGTTCCAGGCACGGGGCGTGACGGCGCTGCTGGAGCTGTGCCCCGGTGGCACCCTGACCGGTATCGCCAAGCGCGCCCTGCCCGGGGTGCGGACGCTGGCACTGAAGACCCCCGACGACCTCGACGCCGCTCGTGCGCTGATCGCCGAACACTCCTCCACGGCTGAATAG
- a CDS encoding ketoacyl-ACP synthase III, whose translation MSKIKPSQGAPYARIMGVGGYRPTRVVPNEVILETIDSSDEWIRSRSGIASRHWASPEETVAAMSIEAAGKAIADAGITPGQIGGVIVCTVSHFKQTPAVATEIADRIGAGKPAAFDISAGCAGFGYGLTLAKGMIVDGSAEYVLVIGVERLSDLTDLEDRATAFLFGDGAGAVIVGPAKEPMIGPAIWGSEGDKSDTIKQTVPWDDYREGRPEKFPAITQEGQAVFRWAVFEMAKVAQQALDAAGITPEELDVFIPHQANMRIIDSMVKTLKLPESVTVARDIETTGNTSAASIPLAMERLLATGQAKSGDTALVIGFGAGLVYAAMVVTLP comes from the coding sequence ATGTCGAAGATCAAGCCCAGCCAGGGCGCCCCGTACGCGCGGATCATGGGGGTGGGCGGCTACCGCCCGACCCGGGTCGTGCCGAACGAAGTGATCCTCGAAACGATCGATTCGTCCGACGAGTGGATCCGCTCACGCTCCGGTATCGCCAGCCGCCACTGGGCCTCCCCGGAGGAGACGGTCGCGGCGATGTCCATCGAGGCGGCCGGCAAGGCGATCGCCGACGCGGGGATCACCCCCGGGCAGATCGGTGGCGTGATCGTCTGCACCGTCTCGCACTTCAAGCAGACCCCGGCCGTCGCCACGGAGATCGCGGACCGGATCGGGGCGGGGAAGCCCGCCGCGTTCGACATCTCCGCGGGCTGCGCCGGATTCGGTTACGGTCTGACCCTGGCCAAGGGCATGATCGTGGATGGCTCGGCGGAGTATGTGCTGGTCATCGGCGTGGAGCGGCTCTCCGACCTGACCGATCTGGAGGACCGCGCGACGGCCTTCCTGTTCGGTGACGGTGCGGGCGCCGTGATCGTCGGACCGGCGAAGGAGCCGATGATCGGTCCCGCGATCTGGGGCTCCGAGGGCGACAAGTCGGACACGATCAAGCAGACCGTTCCCTGGGACGACTACCGTGAGGGCAGGCCGGAGAAGTTTCCGGCCATCACCCAGGAGGGCCAGGCGGTCTTCCGCTGGGCCGTCTTCGAGATGGCGAAGGTCGCCCAGCAGGCGCTGGACGCGGCCGGAATCACCCCGGAGGAACTGGACGTCTTCATTCCGCACCAGGCCAATATGCGGATCATCGACTCGATGGTGAAGACTCTGAAGCTGCCGGAGAGCGTCACGGTCGCGCGTGACATCGAGACCACCGGCAACACCTCGGCAGCCTCGATCCCGCTCGCGATGGAGCGGCTCCTGGCGACCGGCCAGGCGAAGAGCGGTGACACCGCGCTCGTCATCGGCTTCGGGGCGGGTCTCGTCTACGCCGCGATGGTCGTTACCCTCCCCTAG
- a CDS encoding acyl carrier protein: MAFTQEEIVAGLGEIVNEIAGIPAEDVQLDKSFTDDLDVDSLSMVEVVVAAEERFDVKIPDDDVKNLKTVGDAADYIAKHQS, from the coding sequence ATGGCCTTCACCCAGGAAGAGATCGTCGCCGGTCTCGGCGAGATCGTGAACGAGATCGCCGGCATCCCGGCGGAGGACGTCCAGCTGGACAAGTCCTTCACCGACGACCTGGACGTCGACTCGCTGTCCATGGTCGAGGTCGTCGTCGCCGCCGAAGAGCGCTTCGACGTCAAGATCCCGGACGACGACGTCAAGAACCTGAAGACGGTCGGCGACGCCGCCGACTACATCGCGAAGCACCAGTCCTGA
- the fabF gene encoding beta-ketoacyl-ACP synthase II, whose translation MSPTNRTVVVTGIGATTPLGGDSASTWEGLLAGRSGVRPLEGERFANLPVRIAATAAVDPGDVLPRPLARKLDRSAQFALIAAREAWADAGFTARAGEDASVDPDRLGTVIASGIGGVTTLLDQYDVLKERGERRVSPHTVPMLMPNSPSANVSLEVGARAGVHTPVSACASGAEAVGYAVEMIRTGRADVVVAGGTEAAIHPLPMAAFANMMAMSKNNEHPTEASRPYDTGRDGFVMGEGSGVVVLESAEHAAKRGARVYCEVLGQGLSSDAHHIAQPEPTGRGIAKAMQNLLDSSDLKPSEVMHLNAHATSTPQGDVAEIKALRRVLGDELDHVAISATKSMTGHLLGGAGGIETVATALALYHRVAPPTINIDQLDAEVDADVVRGEPRPLPSGTIAAINNSFGFGGHNVVLALRTV comes from the coding sequence GTGAGCCCGACCAATCGCACCGTGGTCGTCACCGGTATCGGCGCAACCACACCGCTGGGTGGCGACAGCGCCTCGACCTGGGAAGGTCTGCTCGCGGGCCGCTCCGGGGTACGCCCCCTGGAGGGCGAGCGTTTCGCGAACCTGCCGGTCCGTATCGCCGCCACCGCCGCCGTCGACCCGGGCGATGTCCTGCCCCGTCCGCTCGCGCGCAAGCTGGACCGCTCGGCGCAGTTCGCGCTGATCGCGGCCCGTGAGGCATGGGCCGACGCGGGCTTCACCGCGCGCGCCGGCGAGGACGCCTCGGTCGATCCCGACCGGCTCGGGACGGTGATCGCCTCCGGTATCGGCGGTGTCACCACCCTGCTCGACCAGTACGACGTGCTCAAGGAGCGCGGCGAGCGCCGGGTCTCCCCGCACACCGTGCCGATGCTGATGCCGAACAGTCCCTCGGCCAACGTGAGCCTGGAGGTGGGCGCCCGGGCGGGCGTGCACACCCCGGTCTCCGCCTGCGCGTCGGGCGCCGAGGCCGTCGGCTACGCCGTGGAGATGATCCGTACCGGCCGCGCCGATGTCGTCGTCGCCGGGGGTACGGAAGCGGCCATCCACCCGCTGCCCATGGCGGCGTTCGCCAACATGATGGCGATGTCCAAGAACAACGAGCACCCCACCGAGGCGTCCCGCCCGTACGACACGGGCCGTGACGGCTTTGTCATGGGTGAGGGCTCGGGCGTGGTCGTCCTGGAGTCCGCCGAGCACGCGGCGAAGCGCGGCGCGCGCGTCTACTGCGAGGTCCTGGGCCAGGGCCTGTCGTCCGACGCGCACCACATCGCGCAGCCCGAGCCGACGGGCCGGGGTATCGCGAAGGCCATGCAGAACCTGCTGGACTCGTCGGACCTCAAGCCCTCCGAGGTCATGCACCTCAACGCGCACGCGACGTCCACCCCGCAGGGCGATGTCGCCGAGATCAAGGCGCTGCGCCGGGTCCTGGGCGACGAGCTGGACCATGTCGCGATCTCCGCGACGAAGTCGATGACCGGTCATCTGCTGGGCGGCGCGGGCGGTATCGAGACCGTCGCGACGGCTCTCGCGCTGTACCACCGGGTGGCGCCCCCGACGATCAACATCGACCAGCTCGACGCCGAGGTCGACGCGGACGTCGTGCGCGGCGAGCCCCGGCCGCTGCCCAGCGGCACGATCGCGGCGATCAACAACTCGTTCGGCTTCGGCGGCCACAACGTGGTGCTGGCGCTGCGTACGGTCTGA
- a CDS encoding NAD(P)-dependent oxidoreductase gives MTDRPVVAVLGTGIMGAAMARNLCRAGHRVRVWNRSPAKAEPLAAEGATVAATPAEAVRGAEVILTMLYDGPAALEAMTAAAPGLRRGAVWLQSTTTGAEAIAPLAELAHREGLAFVDAPVLGTRAPAESGQLLILAAGPAEVRAPLASVLDAVGSRTVWLSDDGTTGAASRLKLVCNSWVLALTNGAAEALALAKGLDVDPRHFLAAVAGGPLDCGYLQAKSTAILDGDYTPSFTVTTAAKDAHLIASAGAAAGVRLDLAAAGAERFRRAAAQGHGEQDMVATYFASFDEDRTGA, from the coding sequence ATGACGGACCGCCCGGTCGTGGCGGTCCTCGGCACCGGCATCATGGGCGCGGCGATGGCCCGTAACCTCTGCCGCGCCGGACACCGCGTCCGCGTCTGGAACCGCAGCCCGGCCAAGGCCGAGCCGCTGGCCGCCGAGGGCGCCACGGTCGCCGCGACGCCCGCGGAGGCGGTGCGCGGCGCCGAGGTGATCCTCACGATGCTGTACGACGGCCCGGCCGCGCTGGAGGCCATGACGGCCGCCGCGCCGGGGCTGCGCCGCGGGGCGGTCTGGCTCCAGTCGACGACCACGGGCGCCGAGGCGATCGCCCCGCTGGCCGAACTGGCGCACCGGGAGGGCCTGGCCTTCGTCGACGCGCCCGTCCTCGGCACCCGGGCCCCGGCCGAGAGCGGACAGCTCCTGATCCTCGCCGCGGGCCCGGCGGAGGTCCGCGCGCCGCTCGCCTCCGTACTCGACGCGGTCGGCTCCCGTACGGTCTGGCTGTCCGACGACGGCACGACGGGCGCGGCGAGCCGGCTGAAGCTCGTCTGCAACAGCTGGGTGCTGGCCCTCACCAACGGCGCCGCCGAGGCCCTCGCGCTGGCCAAGGGCCTGGATGTGGACCCCCGTCACTTCCTGGCGGCGGTCGCGGGCGGCCCGCTCGACTGCGGCTATCTCCAGGCCAAGTCCACGGCGATCCTGGACGGCGACTACACCCCGAGCTTCACCGTCACCACCGCCGCGAAGGACGCCCACCTGATCGCCTCGGCGGGCGCGGCGGCCGGTGTCCGCCTCGATCTCGCCGCCGCGGGCGCGGAGCGCTTCCGGCGGGCGGCTGCGCAGGGCCACGGCGAACAGGACATGGTGGCGACGTACTTCGCGAGCTTCGACGAGGACCGGACCGGCGCCTGA
- a CDS encoding DUF3145 domain-containing protein gives MTTRGVLYVHSAPRAMCPHVEWAVAGVLGLRVQLDWIRQPASPGTLRAEVSWKGRAGTASQLASALRGWQMLRFEVTAEPCATAEGERYSATPDLGIFHAVTGMHGDILIPEDRLRAALARSQRGETQLEAEVAKLLGKPWDDELEPFRYAGEGAPVRWLHQVV, from the coding sequence GTGACGACACGTGGAGTTCTGTACGTGCACTCCGCACCGCGCGCGATGTGCCCGCACGTCGAATGGGCGGTGGCGGGCGTGCTGGGCCTGCGGGTCCAGCTCGACTGGATCCGGCAGCCGGCCTCGCCCGGCACCTTGAGAGCCGAGGTCTCCTGGAAGGGCCGGGCCGGCACCGCCTCCCAGCTGGCCTCCGCCCTGCGCGGCTGGCAGATGCTGCGCTTCGAGGTGACCGCCGAACCGTGCGCGACCGCCGAGGGCGAGCGCTACAGCGCCACCCCCGACCTGGGCATCTTCCATGCCGTCACCGGTATGCACGGCGACATCCTGATCCCGGAGGACCGGCTGCGCGCCGCCCTCGCCCGCTCCCAGCGGGGCGAGACCCAGCTGGAGGCGGAGGTCGCCAAGCTGCTCGGCAAGCCGTGGGACGACGAACTGGAGCCGTTCCGGTACGCGGGCGAGGGCGCGCCGGTGCGGTGGCTGCACCAGGTGGTGTAG
- a CDS encoding SGNH/GDSL hydrolase family protein, which translates to MPTPRPPGTPPRGAALRAGAAALTLALTGVLAGCGSGGSAPPGPEVKRVPAAPVWNRSPASVAAVGDSITRGFDACAVLADCPEVSWATGTDDGVRSLAYRLLGAPAAAEKSWNHAVTGSRMADLPEQMERAAQEKPELVTVMAGANDACRDTPEQMTSVASFRTSFESAVRTLRAAAPKAQVYVASVPDLKRLWSTGRGNPLGRQIWKLGLCASMLGDAQDMSAEARQRRATVYDRVVAYNGVLAEVCAKDARCRYDGGAVFDYRFTGKQLSHWDWFHPSKDGQGELADIAYRNVTAARPPA; encoded by the coding sequence ATGCCGACACCACGACCACCCGGGACGCCTCCGCGCGGGGCCGCTCTGCGTGCCGGCGCCGCCGCGCTCACCCTCGCGCTCACCGGAGTGCTGGCCGGCTGCGGCTCCGGCGGCTCGGCGCCGCCCGGTCCTGAGGTGAAGCGGGTTCCGGCCGCGCCCGTCTGGAACCGGAGTCCCGCCTCGGTGGCCGCCGTCGGCGACTCCATCACCCGCGGCTTCGACGCCTGCGCGGTGCTCGCGGACTGCCCGGAGGTCTCCTGGGCGACCGGTACGGACGACGGGGTGCGCAGCCTCGCGTACCGGCTCCTCGGCGCGCCCGCGGCGGCGGAGAAGAGCTGGAACCACGCGGTGACCGGCTCCCGGATGGCCGATCTCCCCGAGCAGATGGAGCGGGCGGCCCAGGAGAAGCCCGAGCTGGTCACGGTCATGGCGGGCGCGAACGACGCCTGCCGCGACACCCCCGAGCAGATGACGTCGGTCGCCTCCTTCCGTACGTCCTTCGAGTCCGCCGTGCGGACGTTGCGCGCGGCGGCGCCCAAGGCGCAGGTGTACGTGGCGAGCGTGCCGGACCTCAAGCGGCTCTGGTCGACCGGGCGCGGCAATCCGCTGGGCCGGCAGATCTGGAAGCTGGGGCTGTGCGCCTCGATGCTCGGGGACGCGCAGGACATGAGCGCGGAGGCGCGGCAGCGGCGCGCGACGGTGTACGACCGGGTCGTGGCGTACAACGGGGTGCTGGCGGAGGTGTGCGCGAAGGACGCGCGCTGCCGGTACGACGGCGGAGCGGTCTTCGACTACCGGTTCACCGGCAAGCAGCTGAGCCACTGGGACTGGTTCCACCCCAGCAAGGACGGGCAGGGCGAGCTGGCGGACATCGCCTACCGCAATGTCACGGCGGCCCGGCCTCCGGCGTAA
- a CDS encoding aldose epimerase family protein produces MNTERVGATAEGTPVHRWTLERAGTRVRLLTYGGVVQSVEIPDRDGVPGQVALGFADAGDYPAARGPYVGALIGRYANRIAGAAFTLDGVAHRLTANEGPNTLHGGGGGFDRRVWDAVAEGAHGVRLSLVSPDGEEGFPGRVELSATYALEADGALRIDYRAVTDAPTHINLTNHTYWNLGGVRDADGGVANGPATAHELRIAAGHITPVDAAALPTGERAPVGGTRFDFRERRVVGLGYDHNFVLDEVAEGEAAAELYDPVSGRVLTVTTTEPGLQLYTGDHFDGEPFGPGAGIALETQHFPDSPNRPGFPSTVLRPGEEFRSTTVYGFAAR; encoded by the coding sequence ATGAACACGGAGCGCGTTGGCGCCACCGCCGAGGGTACGCCCGTCCACCGCTGGACCCTGGAGCGGGCCGGTACCCGGGTACGGCTGCTGACGTACGGCGGGGTCGTGCAGTCGGTCGAGATCCCCGACCGGGACGGTGTCCCCGGGCAGGTGGCGCTCGGTTTCGCGGACGCCGGGGACTATCCCGCCGCCCGTGGCCCGTACGTGGGCGCGCTGATCGGCCGGTACGCGAACCGGATCGCGGGCGCCGCCTTCACGCTGGACGGGGTGGCGCACCGGCTGACGGCCAACGAGGGCCCCAACACGCTGCACGGCGGCGGGGGCGGCTTCGACCGGCGGGTGTGGGACGCGGTGGCGGAGGGTGCCCACGGGGTGCGGCTGTCGCTGGTCAGCCCGGACGGCGAGGAGGGGTTCCCGGGCCGGGTGGAGCTGTCGGCGACGTACGCGCTGGAGGCGGACGGCGCGCTGCGGATCGACTACCGGGCCGTGACGGACGCCCCGACCCATATCAACCTCACCAACCACACCTACTGGAATCTGGGCGGGGTCCGGGACGCGGACGGCGGTGTGGCCAACGGCCCGGCGACCGCGCACGAGTTGAGGATCGCGGCCGGGCACATCACCCCGGTCGACGCGGCGGCCCTGCCGACCGGGGAGCGGGCGCCGGTCGGCGGCACGCGCTTCGACTTCCGCGAGCGGCGGGTGGTGGGACTCGGTTACGACCACAACTTCGTCCTGGACGAGGTGGCCGAGGGGGAGGCCGCCGCCGAGCTGTACGACCCGGTGTCGGGGCGCGTGCTGACGGTCACGACCACGGAGCCGGGGCTCCAGCTCTACACGGGCGACCACTTCGACGGGGAGCCGTTCGGCCCGGGGGCGGGCATCGCGCTGGAGACCCAGCACTTCCCGGACTCCCCCAACCGGCCCGGCTTTCCCAGC